From the Pseudoalteromonas galatheae genome, one window contains:
- a CDS encoding GTP-binding protein — protein sequence MAKEKFERVKPHVNVGTIGHVDHGKTTLTAAITNVLAKVYGG from the coding sequence ATGGCAAAAGAAAAGTTTGAACGCGTAAAACCGCACGTAAACGTAGGTACAATCGGCCACGTTGACCACGGTAAAACAACTCTAACTGCAGCAATCACTAACGTACTTGCAAAAGTATACGGTGGTGA